From Roseibium alexandrii DFL-11, the proteins below share one genomic window:
- a CDS encoding LysR family transcriptional regulator — protein MVRALRIIGETGSVSEAARALGISQPAVSKGIAQLEKRFGLDLLIRGARPLGLTEEGQALAVFARQADLLQDKALRHLQDVRRDKIGTVRLGSFGSSASFHILPRLLGAFGRKFPCIDVEILEFPDADLETVLRSGGVDAAILADPHKEDLDIFPLVSDELVALVQDDHPLAVRSTVRAEDLCRDPFILTKGGSAPLVEKWFAAAGQTPKVAHTILQVNSILALVNAGLGVSIIAKLALPSEPAGVKVLPLTPTAPRSIILARIDKASRSRAAQTFWQFCESTGP, from the coding sequence ATGGTCCGGGCTCTTCGGATCATCGGGGAAACGGGAAGTGTTTCGGAGGCTGCAAGGGCCCTGGGCATATCTCAACCGGCTGTTAGCAAGGGCATTGCCCAGCTGGAAAAACGGTTTGGATTGGATTTGCTCATTCGCGGGGCCCGGCCGCTCGGGTTGACCGAAGAAGGGCAAGCGTTGGCGGTATTTGCCCGTCAGGCCGATCTTCTGCAAGACAAGGCACTCCGCCATTTGCAGGATGTCCGGCGGGACAAGATCGGGACCGTCCGTCTCGGGTCTTTTGGATCGTCCGCCTCCTTTCATATTCTCCCACGGCTACTTGGGGCGTTTGGCCGGAAGTTTCCTTGTATTGACGTTGAGATCCTTGAATTCCCGGACGCAGATCTTGAAACGGTCTTGCGCAGTGGCGGTGTGGATGCGGCGATACTGGCGGATCCGCATAAGGAGGACCTGGACATTTTCCCGCTCGTGTCGGACGAATTGGTTGCCTTGGTTCAGGACGATCATCCGTTGGCGGTACGGTCAACGGTGCGGGCAGAGGATCTTTGCCGCGATCCCTTTATCCTGACCAAAGGCGGGAGTGCGCCGTTGGTCGAAAAGTGGTTCGCGGCAGCCGGACAGACGCCGAAGGTGGCGCACACCATATTGCAGGTGAATTCGATCCTGGCACTGGTCAACGCAGGCCTTGGAGTGTCGATCATTGCAAAACTGGCTCTTCCGTCTGAGCCGGCTGGCGTGAAAGTCCTGCCGCTCACCCCGACTGCGCCAAGGTCGATTATCTTGGCTCGGATCGACAAGGCTTCGCGGTCTCGCGCTGCGCAAACATTCTGGCAATTCTGCGAGAGCACCGGGCCCTGA
- a CDS encoding tellurite resistance TerB family protein → MVIVAASDNSMTDNELATIGDMIKTLPVFKDYNPNNVIPAAQRCGDILQEENGLSLVLELVGDILPAKLYDTAYALAVEVAAADLHVEKEELRILQLLRDRFSLDKLTIAAIERAAIARHRTA, encoded by the coding sequence ATGGTGATTGTCGCCGCCTCGGACAATTCCATGACCGACAATGAACTGGCAACGATCGGCGACATGATCAAGACACTGCCCGTCTTCAAGGATTACAACCCGAACAATGTCATCCCGGCAGCCCAGCGCTGCGGTGACATCCTGCAGGAAGAAAATGGCTTGTCGCTGGTTCTAGAACTGGTTGGCGACATTCTCCCGGCCAAGCTCTATGACACTGCCTATGCCCTGGCTGTTGAGGTGGCCGCGGCCGACCTGCATGTCGAAAAAGAAGAACTGCGGATCTTGCAGTTGTTGCGCGATCGTTTCAGCCTGGACAAGTTGACAATCGCTGCCATCGAACGCGCAGCCATTGCCCGCCACCGCACCGCTTGA
- a CDS encoding lysine--tRNA ligase — MTDQSLPPLDLSQEFVEAATKSKAWPFEEARKLVKRIEKRDPLKPVLFETGYGPSGLPHIGTFGEVARTTMVRTAFRLLTEDKIPTRLICFSDDMDGMRKIPENVPDRAALEPYLQMPLTVVPNPFGADYESFGHHNNAMLRRFLDTFGFDYEFASATEYYKSGKFDDILLRAAERYQKLMDVMLPTLGEERRATYSPFLPISPASGRVLYVPMKEVNAKDGTITFEDEDGQDVTVPVTGGNVKLQWKPDFGARWAALDVDFEMFGKDHGPNMAVYDKICKVLGGTPPEHYVYELFLDDKGEKISKSKGNGLSIDEWLTYAPTESLALYMFQKPRTAKRMYFDVIPKAVDEYYTFAQKYEQMPVEQKLQNPAWHIHSGDIPKIDMPVPFAMLLNLVSASNADSKDVLWAFISRYAPGVTAETHPELDALVGHAIRYFDDFVKPNKSFKTPDETERQALEQLDAKLAALPVDADGATIQDAVLDVARAIERYQDHNKKGPDGGPGVSVAWFSALYQLLLGQEKGPRFGSFVALYGISETRDMISKALAGTIAD, encoded by the coding sequence ATGACCGACCAATCCCTGCCTCCGCTTGACCTTTCGCAAGAGTTTGTCGAGGCGGCCACCAAGTCCAAAGCGTGGCCGTTCGAAGAAGCGCGAAAACTGGTCAAACGGATCGAGAAGCGGGATCCGCTAAAACCGGTACTGTTCGAAACAGGATACGGCCCGTCGGGGCTGCCGCATATCGGTACTTTCGGTGAAGTTGCCCGCACGACCATGGTGCGCACTGCGTTCCGTCTGCTGACCGAAGACAAGATCCCGACCCGGTTGATCTGCTTCTCCGACGATATGGACGGCATGCGAAAAATCCCGGAAAACGTGCCGGACCGAGCCGCGCTGGAGCCGTATTTGCAGATGCCGCTCACTGTCGTGCCGAACCCGTTTGGCGCCGACTATGAGAGCTTTGGCCACCATAACAATGCCATGTTACGCCGGTTCCTCGACACTTTCGGCTTTGACTATGAGTTCGCGAGTGCGACAGAATACTACAAGTCTGGCAAGTTCGACGACATTCTGCTGCGGGCTGCAGAACGCTATCAGAAGCTGATGGACGTCATGCTGCCGACGCTGGGCGAAGAACGCCGGGCAACGTATTCGCCGTTCTTGCCGATTTCACCGGCCTCGGGCCGGGTTCTTTATGTCCCGATGAAAGAGGTCAATGCCAAGGACGGCACCATCACCTTTGAGGATGAAGACGGTCAGGACGTGACTGTGCCGGTCACTGGCGGCAACGTGAAGCTTCAGTGGAAGCCGGACTTTGGCGCGCGCTGGGCAGCGCTTGATGTCGATTTTGAAATGTTCGGCAAGGACCATGGCCCGAACATGGCGGTCTACGACAAGATCTGTAAGGTCCTCGGTGGAACACCGCCGGAGCACTATGTTTACGAGCTGTTTCTGGACGACAAAGGCGAGAAGATATCCAAATCGAAGGGCAATGGTTTGTCCATCGACGAATGGCTCACCTACGCTCCGACGGAAAGCCTGGCGCTATACATGTTCCAGAAACCGCGGACGGCAAAACGGATGTATTTCGATGTGATCCCGAAGGCGGTCGACGAATATTATACGTTCGCCCAGAAATACGAGCAGATGCCGGTTGAGCAGAAACTGCAAAACCCGGCATGGCACATTCACTCCGGCGACATCCCAAAGATCGACATGCCGGTGCCGTTTGCCATGTTGCTCAACCTGGTGTCTGCATCCAACGCCGACAGCAAAGATGTGCTTTGGGCATTCATTTCCCGTTATGCTCCGGGCGTAACTGCTGAGACACATCCTGAGCTTGACGCGCTGGTCGGCCACGCGATCCGTTACTTCGATGATTTCGTAAAGCCGAACAAGTCCTTCAAGACACCGGACGAAACTGAGCGTCAGGCACTTGAGCAACTGGATGCGAAACTCGCGGCGCTACCGGTCGATGCCGACGGCGCGACCATACAGGATGCGGTTCTGGATGTGGCCCGGGCGATTGAGCGCTACCAGGACCACAACAAGAAGGGGCCAGATGGTGGACCGGGCGTGTCCGTTGCCTGGTTCTCAGCGCTTTATCAGCTGCTGTTGGGACAGGAAAAAGGACCGCGTTTTGGATCTTTTGTCGCGCTCTACGGGATCTCCGAAACCCGCGACATGATCTCAAAGGCGCTCGCCGGGACGATCGCGGACTAA
- a CDS encoding DUF952 domain-containing protein, protein MTAIFKIVPKTMWQAAEQSGVFKGAPVDMADGFIHFSSAEQVRETAAKHFAGQNDLVIVAFDDTNFGDPLKWEPSRGGALFPHLYSYLDPASAVWVRDLPLGDDGAHVFPELAV, encoded by the coding sequence ATGACAGCGATCTTCAAAATTGTGCCCAAAACCATGTGGCAGGCAGCCGAACAATCTGGCGTATTTAAAGGAGCTCCTGTGGATATGGCTGACGGTTTCATTCATTTCTCCAGCGCTGAGCAGGTCCGGGAAACTGCTGCCAAGCATTTCGCCGGCCAGAACGATTTGGTCATCGTCGCGTTCGACGACACAAACTTTGGCGACCCCCTGAAATGGGAGCCGTCGCGAGGCGGGGCCTTGTTTCCGCACCTTTATTCCTACCTCGATCCAGCGTCGGCAGTTTGGGTCAGGGATCTTCCCCTCGGCGATGATGGGGCGCACGTGTTTCCGGAGCTGGCGGTATGA
- a CDS encoding alpha/beta hydrolase family protein, protein MQRRWVYWLTGSVFGAVLLLLGLQVLSGLDDFDLSAYEARSVLFSHQDTQISGTLHLPGVQDAPVILLVHGDGPQDRYSGGGYLPLIKVFLESGIAVYSWDKPGVGASQGNWLDHSMSDRADLAKTALSQLKTLPGLSLSSFGFLGFSQAGWVLPHLAQESEPTDFLVLIGGAVDWQRQGQYYTRQRLAADGASAEAIKSELDRQAGRNEQYLGPEAAYADYLTAQDTSSPMLEDRFNFVKRNWRSNSTETLKTSEKPMFIIHGSDDLNVDPDYNSQTYRQILENQHPANRFEIIDGATHGLLRSDLFNYQRPDQMPFWVEWAFLALGREAFAPGTLDLIANWVHDQSHSASVTVR, encoded by the coding sequence ATGCAGCGGCGCTGGGTGTACTGGCTGACCGGATCGGTTTTTGGCGCTGTGTTGCTGCTTCTCGGCCTGCAGGTATTATCGGGTCTCGATGATTTTGACCTTTCGGCTTACGAGGCCAGGTCGGTTTTGTTTAGCCATCAGGACACACAAATCTCCGGGACCCTGCACCTGCCCGGCGTGCAGGACGCTCCTGTCATACTGCTGGTCCATGGCGACGGACCGCAGGACCGGTACTCGGGCGGCGGATACCTACCGCTCATAAAGGTCTTTCTTGAGAGCGGCATTGCCGTTTACTCCTGGGACAAGCCAGGGGTCGGCGCTAGCCAAGGAAATTGGCTGGACCATTCCATGAGTGACAGGGCTGACCTTGCGAAGACGGCCCTTTCTCAGTTGAAAACACTTCCCGGCCTGTCACTGTCTTCATTCGGCTTTCTGGGGTTTTCTCAGGCCGGATGGGTGCTGCCTCACCTGGCCCAGGAAAGCGAACCAACAGACTTTCTTGTGCTCATTGGAGGTGCCGTCGATTGGCAACGCCAAGGGCAATATTACACACGGCAAAGACTGGCTGCTGACGGCGCTTCAGCAGAGGCAATCAAAAGCGAACTGGATCGCCAAGCTGGTCGGAACGAGCAGTATCTGGGCCCAGAGGCGGCTTACGCCGATTATCTTACCGCTCAAGACACATCCAGCCCGATGCTGGAGGATCGGTTTAACTTCGTCAAAAGGAACTGGCGTTCAAATTCAACAGAAACGCTGAAGACTTCCGAAAAACCGATGTTCATCATTCATGGCAGCGACGACCTGAACGTTGATCCCGACTATAATTCTCAGACCTACCGGCAAATTTTGGAAAACCAACACCCAGCCAATCGGTTCGAGATCATCGACGGTGCCACTCATGGCTTGTTGCGCTCTGATTTGTTCAATTATCAGCGCCCCGACCAAATGCCTTTTTGGGTGGAATGGGCCTTTTTGGCTTTGGGGCGTGAGGCCTTTGCGCCGGGAACACTCGACCTTATCGCCAACTGGGTCCATGACCAGTCGCATTCTGCTAGTGTGACGGTGCGCTAG
- the apaG gene encoding Co2+/Mg2+ efflux protein ApaG, whose translation MIKGTIVSGSYRAITDNIEVSVEPYYLDDESKPEDQEFIWAYLVEIHNGGDKPVQLKSRYWMITDALGRLEEVRGEGVVGEQPVIEPGETYEYSSYCPLATDSGIMAGSYEMARPDGTTFQVEVPAFSLDLPDTIRSLN comes from the coding sequence ATGATAAAAGGAACAATCGTGTCTGGCAGTTACCGCGCCATAACCGACAATATCGAAGTCTCCGTAGAGCCCTATTATCTGGACGATGAGTCGAAGCCGGAAGACCAGGAGTTTATCTGGGCCTATCTTGTTGAGATCCACAATGGTGGTGACAAGCCGGTACAGCTTAAGAGCCGGTATTGGATGATCACGGACGCTCTCGGCCGTCTGGAAGAGGTGCGCGGCGAAGGTGTGGTTGGTGAGCAGCCTGTGATCGAGCCGGGTGAGACCTACGAGTATTCCTCCTATTGCCCGCTGGCGACCGATTCCGGCATCATGGCTGGTTCGTACGAAATGGCGCGTCCAGACGGCACAACCTTCCAGGTTGAAGTGCCGGCATTCTCGCTGGACCTTCCCGATACGATCCGTAGCCTCAACTAG
- a CDS encoding thermonuclease family protein: MKIRSLVVPLAVVGAFAGAVAWLVFAEPPALLEPETVSSQTEPAVAARPENDAAPLAPSVPPQEEQTAASPPDAIRDVSPDGVSAPQVTGELTRVGPSERLLELLNPPVEPVPDGPLELVRVEVPDAGHLKSGRLTVRLAHIESLDLEATCKTEMGASWPCGMRARTFLRALIRRLKVSCVKQEDLAPQEISAVCTRGAIDLSLQLVRFGWATPLETAPDEFKELAEAAKAKEIGQWQTEWLTDLPQADWAEPSALNEIDLEQLAPNVVDWSLRTLTDGTTENSGAGEEQPEVE; the protein is encoded by the coding sequence ATGAAAATCCGCTCACTGGTCGTCCCACTTGCAGTCGTCGGTGCTTTCGCCGGCGCGGTGGCGTGGCTTGTTTTCGCGGAACCGCCAGCCCTACTAGAGCCGGAGACCGTCTCTTCTCAAACCGAACCGGCGGTGGCGGCCAGACCTGAGAATGATGCAGCTCCGCTTGCTCCGAGTGTGCCACCGCAGGAAGAGCAAACTGCCGCTTCCCCTCCAGATGCCATTCGGGATGTGTCGCCGGACGGTGTGTCTGCACCTCAGGTCACCGGTGAACTTACCCGTGTCGGGCCCTCCGAACGGCTGCTGGAACTCCTGAACCCGCCGGTCGAACCAGTCCCGGATGGTCCGCTTGAACTGGTCCGCGTCGAAGTCCCGGATGCAGGACATCTGAAGTCCGGGCGCCTGACAGTGCGCCTCGCTCATATTGAATCGCTGGATTTGGAAGCCACCTGCAAGACAGAAATGGGGGCCTCGTGGCCTTGCGGCATGCGGGCCAGAACCTTTCTGCGCGCTCTCATCCGGCGCTTGAAAGTCAGCTGTGTCAAACAAGAAGACCTGGCCCCCCAGGAAATTTCGGCGGTCTGTACCAGAGGCGCAATCGATCTGAGTTTGCAGTTAGTCCGCTTTGGCTGGGCAACGCCGCTGGAAACTGCCCCGGATGAATTCAAGGAACTCGCAGAAGCAGCCAAAGCCAAGGAGATCGGCCAGTGGCAGACCGAGTGGCTGACAGACCTTCCGCAAGCAGATTGGGCTGAACCCAGCGCCCTCAACGAAATCGATCTGGAGCAACTCGCTCCTAACGTCGTTGACTGGAGCCTGCGGACACTTACCGACGGCACGACAGAGAACTCTGGTGCGGGAGAAGAACAGCCAGAGGTGGAGTAA
- a CDS encoding S24 family peptidase, protein MLSHEKVWAAIDALASYNEMTPSGLAKRAGLDPTTFNRSKRFAGDGRPRWPSTESLAKILEATGESLKSFAGRVEAPELRPSTTLSALPVAGFSNVHEENAFDTTGRPTGEHWETIVFPTDHTQNIFALEVSGDALLPLYRKGDLIVVAPSAAVRRGDRIVLKPSEGGLAVYTLLKRTPKTLQVQTIGDNPENAALLHSAIEWTARIIWASQ, encoded by the coding sequence ATGCTGTCGCACGAAAAAGTATGGGCTGCCATTGATGCATTGGCCTCTTACAACGAGATGACGCCGTCAGGCCTGGCGAAGAGAGCCGGACTGGATCCGACCACCTTTAACCGCTCGAAACGCTTTGCCGGTGATGGGCGTCCCCGGTGGCCATCGACCGAATCTCTTGCAAAGATCCTTGAGGCCACCGGTGAAAGCCTGAAAAGTTTTGCCGGGCGGGTGGAAGCCCCAGAACTAAGGCCGTCCACGACCCTGTCTGCGCTGCCGGTTGCCGGCTTTTCCAACGTGCATGAGGAAAACGCGTTCGACACCACGGGCCGCCCAACGGGAGAACACTGGGAAACAATTGTTTTTCCAACCGACCACACCCAGAACATCTTTGCCCTTGAGGTGTCCGGTGACGCCTTGCTGCCGCTTTATCGTAAAGGTGACCTGATTGTTGTTGCGCCGTCCGCTGCGGTCCGGCGCGGCGACCGGATTGTTTTAAAACCCTCAGAAGGCGGTCTTGCGGTCTATACGCTTTTGAAACGAACACCGAAAACCTTGCAAGTCCAGACAATCGGGGACAATCCGGAGAACGCGGCGCTTCTCCACTCGGCAATTGAGTGGACAGCCCGTATCATCTGGGCGAGCCAATAA
- a CDS encoding methyl-accepting chemotaxis protein, producing the protein MSMPKPVKPSETANLSKFIDFMTPKGSSTHASKKVWKDLQSAMPDMLERFYNDMLANEELRAKMGSNAANPKLLKNAQSKHWDYIFNNDPDLEFVGQAARIGQAHVRIGLEAEWLMSAFGRMLNEAIPVLIRKHRFSQSGMTSSIQELVTRFFLDMILAQRAFETEKQRLDGIHERETTGLRNLQITADNIVELNEIVMAMALLSRNTQEANVNGESISAAADQLVASIEQISENSEGAAQEASQTNEAAKDGLNKMSAVSQAIGDISRTSRETSQSLSDLNTAANQISEFLSVIQSIADQTNLLALNATIEAARAGESGKGFAVVAAEVKTLASQTGKATEDIAQRIDALTAGMATIQTAIQGSEGAVQNGESAIASANEIMQSIDTMVGNVSERAIQITDILRQQKEASHEIARNVSNVAESNRNTDLQLGEMQTTLQHCNTHFSDNAKRFFDADSDRSLVEMARIDHVLFKKRVVDTVTGHDDWGSSVMPDHHHCRLGKWYDGIKNDRVRNHPAFKALVAPHKEVHDAGHRALLAAEEGRRQDAFDALKDLDTASNAVLDKLVLLAKAMENELQDAEARRSPRKDTTAVTQAQVDGRTQTVEIENVSRTGAALKGLIGVEKGMTVSVMIDDQERLGHVVWTDAGMTGIQFFDDAD; encoded by the coding sequence ATGTCGATGCCGAAGCCCGTAAAGCCTTCCGAAACAGCCAATCTCAGCAAGTTCATCGACTTTATGACCCCAAAGGGCAGCAGCACGCATGCGTCGAAGAAGGTCTGGAAGGATCTCCAATCTGCCATGCCCGACATGCTGGAACGGTTCTACAATGACATGCTCGCAAACGAGGAGCTGCGAGCAAAAATGGGCTCCAACGCTGCCAATCCCAAGTTGTTAAAGAACGCCCAGAGCAAACACTGGGATTACATCTTTAACAATGACCCGGACTTGGAGTTCGTCGGTCAGGCCGCGCGCATCGGTCAGGCTCATGTGCGGATCGGCTTGGAAGCAGAATGGTTGATGTCGGCCTTTGGCCGGATGTTGAACGAAGCCATCCCGGTGCTCATTCGCAAACACCGCTTCTCGCAGAGCGGCATGACCTCGTCCATCCAGGAACTCGTAACCCGTTTCTTTCTGGACATGATCCTCGCGCAACGCGCCTTCGAAACCGAAAAACAGCGGCTGGACGGCATTCATGAGCGGGAAACTACAGGTCTGCGCAACCTTCAAATCACGGCTGACAATATCGTCGAACTGAATGAAATCGTCATGGCGATGGCGCTCTTGTCCCGCAACACACAAGAAGCGAATGTAAATGGGGAATCCATTTCGGCAGCGGCTGATCAGCTGGTTGCCTCCATCGAACAGATCTCGGAAAACAGTGAAGGCGCAGCACAGGAAGCTTCCCAAACCAATGAAGCGGCCAAAGATGGTCTCAACAAGATGTCTGCGGTGTCCCAGGCGATCGGCGACATTTCCCGAACCTCGCGAGAAACATCACAAAGCCTGTCAGACCTCAACACAGCGGCAAACCAGATCAGCGAGTTCCTGTCGGTCATCCAATCGATCGCCGATCAGACGAACTTGCTAGCACTCAATGCAACAATTGAGGCCGCCCGTGCGGGGGAGTCCGGCAAGGGCTTCGCGGTTGTGGCCGCCGAGGTGAAGACACTCGCTTCGCAAACAGGCAAGGCAACGGAAGACATTGCACAGCGCATTGATGCACTGACTGCAGGAATGGCAACAATCCAAACTGCAATTCAGGGATCAGAAGGCGCCGTTCAAAACGGTGAAAGCGCAATCGCGTCTGCCAATGAAATCATGCAGTCGATTGACACGATGGTTGGAAATGTCTCTGAGCGGGCTATCCAGATCACGGATATTTTGCGTCAGCAAAAAGAAGCCAGTCACGAGATCGCAAGAAACGTATCGAATGTCGCGGAATCCAATCGCAACACCGACCTGCAACTCGGCGAAATGCAAACCACGCTCCAGCATTGCAACACCCACTTCAGTGACAATGCAAAGCGCTTCTTCGACGCGGACAGTGACCGGTCATTGGTTGAAATGGCACGGATTGATCATGTTCTCTTCAAAAAGCGGGTCGTCGATACTGTGACCGGACATGACGATTGGGGATCTTCTGTGATGCCTGATCACCATCATTGCCGACTTGGCAAATGGTATGATGGCATCAAAAATGACCGCGTCCGCAACCATCCAGCTTTCAAGGCCCTCGTAGCTCCGCACAAGGAAGTTCATGACGCTGGACATCGGGCTCTTCTGGCGGCGGAGGAAGGCCGCAGGCAGGATGCATTTGACGCGCTCAAAGACTTGGATACGGCGAGTAACGCTGTGTTGGACAAGTTGGTTCTGCTGGCCAAAGCAATGGAAAATGAGCTCCAGGATGCCGAAGCTAGGCGATCTCCACGAAAGGATACGACTGCGGTTACCCAAGCCCAGGTCGATGGCAGAACACAGACTGTCGAAATTGAAAATGTTTCCCGCACAGGCGCAGCACTGAAGGGACTGATCGGCGTTGAAAAAGGCATGACTGTGAGCGTAATGATCGATGATCAGGAACGCCTTGGACATGTTGTCTGGACTGATGCCGGGATGACCGGCATTCAATTCTTTGACGATGCGGACTGA
- a CDS encoding CDP-alcohol phosphatidyltransferase family protein, producing MFDARLRPMIDPPLNAIGVRLANAGISANMVTVSGFCLGCLAAVSIAFGYFLAGFALIALNRLFDGLDGAVARASQKTDLGGYLDITLDFFFYGAIPLAFAIQAPETNALPAAALLASFYANGSAFLAFAIMAEKRNLSTSHQGAKSLYYIGGLAEGTETIGLFLLMALLPAWFPVLAWVFACVCLVSAGARVLIGLRALKDR from the coding sequence ATGTTTGATGCCCGCCTTCGACCAATGATCGATCCTCCCTTGAATGCAATCGGGGTGCGGCTGGCAAATGCCGGCATCAGCGCCAATATGGTGACAGTGTCCGGTTTTTGCCTGGGGTGTCTGGCTGCCGTTTCAATTGCTTTTGGATATTTCCTGGCCGGCTTTGCTCTGATCGCTCTCAATCGGCTATTTGACGGATTGGACGGTGCGGTTGCGCGCGCCAGCCAGAAAACGGATCTTGGCGGCTATCTGGACATCACGCTCGACTTCTTTTTCTACGGCGCGATTCCACTCGCCTTTGCGATCCAGGCTCCAGAGACCAATGCGCTGCCCGCAGCGGCTCTGCTTGCAAGTTTTTATGCCAATGGCTCGGCGTTTCTCGCCTTTGCCATCATGGCGGAAAAACGTAACCTTTCGACCAGCCACCAGGGGGCCAAGTCTCTCTACTACATCGGCGGCCTCGCGGAAGGCACCGAAACGATCGGCCTCTTTTTGCTGATGGCGCTGCTGCCAGCCTGGTTCCCTGTCCTTGCCTGGGTTTTTGCCTGCGTTTGCCTTGTGTCCGCCGGGGCCCGCGTCCTGATCGGTCTCCGCGCCTTGAAGGATCGCTGA
- a CDS encoding quinone-dependent dihydroorotate dehydrogenase, which produces MSGTVFETVVQKGLQLLDAEAAHRVTILGLKSGLVPSRTSPVDARLAVNLWDLTFPNPLGMAAGFDKNGEVPDALLKLGFGYTEAGSVTPRAQPGNPKPRVFRLPNDLGVINRYGFNNDGHGALRGRLKARDGASGIVGINVGANKDSEDRNADYVAGIREFAEFASYFTVNISSPNTPGLRDLQARSALADLLTRVMAARDEATAKTGRQVPVLLKIAPDIVEGDLKDIVEEVLDKKVDGLIVSNTTISREGLSGEGPFRETGGLSGRPLFQRSTIMLAKARKMAGADLPIIGVGGIDSAETAWEKIQAGADLLQLYSALVFKGPSLIDEILTGLTAKLDEKGLPSLRAARDASVDDWASKEP; this is translated from the coding sequence ATGAGCGGGACTGTCTTTGAGACTGTGGTCCAAAAGGGCCTTCAGTTGCTGGACGCGGAAGCAGCCCACCGCGTGACAATTTTGGGCCTGAAATCCGGCTTGGTGCCTTCGAGAACAAGCCCGGTGGATGCCCGGCTCGCCGTCAACCTTTGGGATCTGACCTTCCCGAACCCTCTTGGCATGGCCGCCGGGTTTGACAAGAACGGCGAAGTGCCGGATGCACTCCTGAAACTCGGGTTCGGGTACACGGAAGCAGGTTCCGTTACGCCGCGCGCTCAACCGGGCAACCCAAAACCACGCGTGTTCCGTTTGCCGAACGATCTTGGGGTCATCAATCGGTATGGCTTCAACAACGATGGGCATGGTGCTCTGCGGGGCCGCTTGAAAGCTCGGGATGGAGCTTCTGGAATTGTTGGCATCAATGTCGGCGCCAACAAGGATTCTGAAGACCGGAACGCGGATTACGTTGCCGGTATTCGCGAATTCGCGGAATTTGCCTCATACTTCACAGTGAATATTTCTTCGCCGAATACGCCGGGTTTGCGGGACCTGCAGGCACGATCCGCGCTGGCAGATTTGCTGACCCGCGTCATGGCTGCGCGCGATGAGGCAACTGCGAAAACCGGCCGCCAGGTGCCGGTTCTTTTGAAGATTGCGCCGGACATTGTCGAGGGCGACCTCAAGGATATTGTCGAAGAAGTCTTGGACAAAAAGGTAGATGGCCTGATTGTTTCCAACACCACGATTTCGCGGGAAGGCTTGAGCGGTGAGGGGCCTTTTCGGGAGACCGGGGGCCTTTCCGGCCGCCCGTTGTTCCAAAGATCGACCATTATGCTGGCGAAGGCACGCAAGATGGCGGGAGCGGATCTTCCGATTATCGGTGTTGGCGGTATCGACAGCGCAGAAACTGCCTGGGAGAAGATCCAGGCCGGTGCCGATCTGCTCCAGCTCTATTCCGCTCTTGTTTTCAAGGGGCCGTCGCTGATCGACGAAATCCTCACGGGCCTCACTGCCAAACTTGATGAAAAGGGATTGCCGTCATTGCGGGCCGCCCGCGATGCTAGCGTTGATGATTGGGCATCCAAAGAGCCGTAA